A single Dunckerocampus dactyliophorus isolate RoL2022-P2 chromosome 2, RoL_Ddac_1.1, whole genome shotgun sequence DNA region contains:
- the vstm4b gene encoding V-set and transmembrane domain-containing protein 4, with the protein MISSVVFAVLIQALLGDLCSTINVTITPSPFTMAQEGQNITLKCVVSQRRRNAALPVVKWTFLPAGADRPEDELLIARVNMRKARFYGNYTKSFSWPKMKLTVVKQGKVFDLLILNVSEGDRGLYICRVQEFKKHQDRWKASSNCTATTELRVHVFPATRAKKESLWSLFEDVYLCAVLICSVGLLCMCLFTVAVTCQYIQRKQRLKDNYHLVKSSQNSSGETVTSVVSISPALPKKERRYRKKKSKHYQEEIPPEIPAKVPIGDKRKPKLLKPQPRKVVLPKIVEENLTYAELDLVKPIPEAKTSHNGTVYAQILFEEQQL; encoded by the exons ATGATCTCCTCTGTGGTCTTTGCTGTCCTCATTCAAGCGCTGTTGGGAG ATTTGTGTTCCACCATAAACGTCACCATCACCCCTTCCCCCTTCACAATGGCCCAGGAGGGCCAAAACATCACACTCAAATGTGTAGTTTCCCAGCGGCGCCGCAATGCTGCTTTACCCGTAGTGAAATGGACCTTTCTACCGGCGGGCGCAGACAGGCCGGAAGATGAACTCCTCATAGCTCGCGTCAACATGAGAAAGGCCCGTTTCTATGGGAACTACACAAAGAGTTTCTCGTGGCCGAAGATGAAGCTGACGGTGGTGAAGCAGGGCAAGGTCTTTGACTTGTTGATCTTGAATGTGTCAGAGGGTGACAGAGGTCTCTACATATGTCGGGTACAGGAGTTTAAAAAGCACCAGGATCGCTGGAAGGCCTCATCCAACTGTACAGCTACAACTGAACTAAGAg tacatgtgTTTCCAGCTACCAGGGCCAAAAAAGAAAGTTTGTGGAGCTTGTTTGAAG aTGTTTACCTTTGCGCCGTGCTGATTTGCTCAGTGGGCCTGctgtgcatgtgtctgttcACAGTGGCGGTAACCTGCCAGTACATACAGAGGAAGCAGCGGTTAAAAG ATAATTACCACCTGGTCAAAAGCTCTCAAAATAG CTCAGGAGAAACTGTCACCAGTGTCGTCAGCATATCTCCCGCCCTACCAAAGAAGGAGAGAAGATACagaaagaaaaagagcaaacatTACCAAGAGGAAATCCCACCAGAGATACCCGCAAAAG TTCCCATTGGAGACAAAAGGAAACCAAAACTTTTAAAACCACAACCAAGGAAAGTAGTTTTG CCAAAGATAGTGGAGGAGAATCTGACCTATGCAGAATTGGATCTGGTGAAGCCCATCCCGGAAGCCAAGACCTCGCACAATGGCACGGTGTACGCTCAGATTCTTTTCGAGGAACAGCAGTTATGA